One stretch of Helicobacteraceae bacterium DNA includes these proteins:
- a CDS encoding transporter substrate-binding domain-containing protein: MKRFLFLTLILSAIVFFSAAIEAAETTETAPYASFRDIPGVTQAEILAVEKALANRKSFIYGMLESSECFYQDDGSLDGYSALIAEWLSELFGVPFELKIYSWTDLASGVRSGAISFTGDFTSGGPRAQDFLMSRPFTERPIKFVARFADAPFDDPSSRDPPRVAFLRNSTAHLLVMPYLRKRYGDNLSVTMLDDRARVADMLRRGELDAFITDGARAEMFAREPDVAVNVFRPLMYKRVSIATAGAELAPIINVLNRIFSDRKAMAYVHELHRRGEIRFYHKVFLESLSESERGYYERRLQSGIPIPIGASPTNYPVEFYNDNEERWDGVAFDILAEISEITGLTFRPVEFAKDNWPLLLKMLRSGDPDAPMLLDVGYNEIRAKDFIFADKPYMLDHYALVSESGLRNLRHDEVLYHRVGLLQDSMFSEVFQQWFPSHTNTVHFSSQYEEFEALEAGRIDLLMLSQLHFSYITNFLKRTNFKINMVFEEPLRTGFGFSKEQEDLRGIISKAQALVDTQSIVRRWEYSIFDYQSADAQTRAILLGSASFFMLLVIALLTLLLFQRRREGNRLRALVAERTRELAEQVKVTEAASEAKSHFLARMSHDMRIPLNAIIGLSGMILSEGKDATERRNVENVRDAGLTLLALANDVLDISKIEAGRFELSPVEYDTPSLINDIAVMNVVRRGSKSISFNITVDETLPSRLRGDDLRVRQIFNNLLSNAFKYTEGGEVEWRLSWAQEGDSIWLISSVRDTGIGIRPENLDKIFTDYNQVNADSVRHIEGAGLGLSIALNMARLMDGDLTVESEYGKGSTFSVRIRQDSVGAEPIGAELAREIRQFQRGVRDRSHCPQIVYPRLNYARVLVVDDVESNLDVATGMMKPYGMRIDCVTSGQQAIELVRAGQTRYDAIFMDHMMPNMDGVEALQRIRAIGTKYAATIPVVALTANVISGNEQRFLEKGFQAFIAKPIDMLRLDAVIQRFVRNKALEKAQTQIDRMQTAKDGGAQTAQASLLSDANIPDLDVKSALDRLSGDTKAYRQALESFVRRAPDLLKKARAVSEDGLAEYIAAIHAICGGSQGIGATAIGQKAVELEAAARSGDRAFIAKRNLECLERAERLISNISNLLAKTDGDTEKPLKDAPDAATLSRLKTACAAYDMDAADAALEELEAFRYRNGQDLIVWLREQARATELRRIADELAKLETQNATARKRSSAERRRT; encoded by the coding sequence ATGAAACGTTTTCTTTTTTTGACGTTAATTTTATCGGCGATAGTCTTCTTTTCCGCCGCGATCGAGGCGGCGGAAACGACCGAAACCGCCCCCTACGCCTCCTTTCGCGATATTCCGGGCGTTACGCAAGCGGAAATTCTAGCGGTTGAAAAGGCGCTTGCCAATCGCAAATCCTTTATTTACGGCATGTTGGAAAGCTCCGAATGTTTTTACCAAGACGACGGATCGCTAGACGGCTACTCCGCGCTGATCGCCGAGTGGCTTAGCGAGCTTTTTGGCGTTCCGTTCGAGTTGAAAATCTATTCATGGACGGATTTGGCAAGCGGCGTTAGAAGCGGCGCCATAAGTTTTACCGGCGATTTCACGTCCGGCGGTCCGCGCGCGCAAGATTTTTTGATGAGCAGACCCTTCACGGAGCGCCCTATTAAATTCGTCGCCCGTTTTGCCGACGCGCCTTTTGACGATCCGTCCTCTCGCGATCCGCCGCGCGTAGCCTTCCTGCGCAACTCCACCGCGCACTTGCTGGTCATGCCGTATCTGCGCAAGCGCTACGGCGACAATCTAAGCGTAACCATGCTCGACGACAGAGCGCGAGTCGCCGATATGCTTCGTCGGGGAGAACTCGACGCGTTCATCACAGACGGCGCCCGCGCCGAGATGTTCGCGAGGGAACCGGACGTCGCCGTCAACGTTTTCCGCCCCCTTATGTATAAGCGCGTATCCATAGCCACCGCGGGAGCGGAGCTTGCCCCGATCATCAACGTCCTTAACAGGATTTTTTCCGATAGAAAGGCTATGGCATACGTCCATGAGCTACATCGGCGCGGCGAAATACGGTTCTACCATAAAGTCTTCTTAGAGAGCCTGAGCGAAAGCGAGCGCGGCTATTATGAAAGACGCCTGCAATCTGGCATTCCCATTCCCATCGGCGCCAGCCCCACCAATTACCCCGTCGAGTTTTACAACGACAACGAAGAACGCTGGGACGGAGTCGCCTTCGATATTCTCGCCGAAATCAGCGAGATCACCGGTCTTACGTTTCGACCGGTCGAGTTCGCTAAAGACAACTGGCCGCTCCTGCTGAAAATGTTGAGGAGCGGCGATCCAGACGCGCCGATGTTGCTAGACGTAGGTTACAACGAAATCCGCGCCAAAGATTTTATATTCGCCGACAAGCCCTATATGTTGGATCATTACGCGCTCGTCTCGGAGAGCGGTCTTAGGAATCTTAGGCACGACGAAGTGCTTTATCACCGCGTCGGACTCCTGCAAGACTCTATGTTTTCAGAAGTCTTTCAGCAGTGGTTTCCAAGTCATACCAATACGGTGCATTTTAGCTCCCAATACGAAGAGTTCGAGGCGCTAGAGGCAGGCAGAATCGATCTTCTTATGCTGAGCCAGTTGCACTTTTCCTACATAACCAATTTTTTGAAACGAACTAATTTCAAGATCAATATGGTCTTTGAGGAGCCGCTGCGCACCGGCTTTGGTTTTAGCAAGGAGCAGGAGGATTTGCGCGGCATTATCAGCAAGGCGCAGGCGCTAGTCGATACGCAGAGTATCGTCAGGCGGTGGGAATACTCGATCTTCGACTATCAAAGCGCGGACGCGCAAACGCGCGCCATTTTGCTGGGCAGCGCCAGCTTCTTTATGCTGCTTGTTATCGCGCTCCTAACGTTGTTGCTCTTTCAGCGCCGCCGCGAGGGCAACCGCCTGCGCGCGCTGGTCGCCGAACGCACCCGCGAGCTGGCGGAGCAGGTGAAAGTTACCGAAGCCGCGTCCGAAGCCAAAAGCCATTTTCTCGCCCGCATGAGCCACGATATGCGTATCCCTCTGAACGCCATTATCGGTCTTTCAGGAATGATTCTCTCCGAAGGCAAGGACGCGACCGAGCGGCGAAACGTAGAAAACGTCCGCGACGCGGGACTCACCCTGCTCGCCCTCGCCAACGACGTGCTTGATATTTCCAAGATCGAGGCGGGACGTTTCGAGCTTTCGCCCGTGGAATACGACACCCCAAGCCTTATCAACGACATCGCCGTTATGAACGTCGTCAGACGAGGCAGCAAATCCATCTCGTTTAACATAACGGTAGATGAAACCTTGCCAAGCCGCCTGCGCGGCGACGATCTGCGCGTGCGTCAGATTTTCAACAATCTGCTCTCCAACGCCTTCAAATACACGGAGGGCGGCGAAGTGGAATGGCGGCTTTCGTGGGCGCAAGAAGGCGATTCTATCTGGCTGATCTCCTCGGTGCGGGATACCGGCATCGGCATTCGTCCGGAAAATCTGGACAAGATTTTCACCGATTACAATCAGGTGAATGCCGATTCCGTCCGTCATATCGAGGGCGCCGGACTTGGTTTGTCTATCGCCTTGAATATGGCGAGGCTTATGGACGGCGATCTAACGGTGGAGAGCGAATACGGCAAAGGCTCGACCTTTTCCGTGCGCATTCGGCAGGACTCCGTAGGCGCGGAGCCGATCGGCGCCGAGCTGGCGCGGGAGATACGGCAGTTCCAGCGCGGCGTTAGAGACAGATCGCATTGCCCGCAAATCGTCTATCCTCGCCTAAACTACGCGCGCGTGCTGGTAGTTGACGACGTGGAAAGCAATCTGGACGTCGCCACGGGTATGATGAAGCCCTACGGAATGCGGATTGATTGCGTAACCAGCGGTCAGCAGGCGATCGAACTGGTGCGCGCGGGGCAGACGCGCTACGACGCTATTTTTATGGATCACATGATGCCCAATATGGACGGCGTAGAGGCGTTGCAAAGGATTCGCGCCATCGGCACAAAATACGCGGCGACAATTCCCGTCGTCGCGCTTACCGCCAACGTTATCTCTGGCAACGAGCAGCGATTTTTAGAAAAGGGTTTTCAGGCGTTTATCGCCAAGCCGATCGATATGTTGCGGCTGGACGCGGTTATTCAGCGCTTTGTCCGCAACAAGGCGCTAGAAAAGGCGCAGACGCAAATCGATCGTATGCAAACCGCTAAGGATGGCGGCGCGCAAACGGCGCAAGCGTCGCTTCTGAGCGACGCGAATATTCCCGATCTGGACGTAAAAAGCGCTCTAGATCGGCTATCGGGCGATACAAAAGCGTATCGGCAAGCGTTGGAATCCTTTGTCAGGCGCGCGCCCGATCTGCTGAAAAAGGCGCGCGCGGTCTCCGAAGATGGATTAGCGGAGTATATCGCCGCCATTCACGCCATTTGCGGCGGCAGTCAGGGCATTGGCGCGACGGCGATCGGACAAAAGGCGGTTGAACTAGAGGCGGCGGCGAGGAGCGGCGATCGCGCCTTTATCGCTAAGCGCAACTTGGAGTGTTTAGAGCGCGCGGAACGACTGATCTCAAACATTTCTAATCTGCTGGCGAAAACCGACGGCGATACGGAAAAACCGCTTAAAGACGCGCCAGACGCGGCGACGCTTTCAAGGCTTAAAACGGCTTGCGCCGCTTACGATATGGACGCGGCGGACGCGGCGTTGGAAGAGTTGGAAGCCTTTCGCTATCGAAACGGACAGGATTTGATCGTCTGGCTACGAGAACAGGCGCGCGCGACGGAACTGCGACGCATAGCGGACGAGTTAGCGAAACTTGAGACGCAAAACGCGACCGCGCGTAAGCGCTCAAGCGCCGAGCGACGGCGAACATAG
- a CDS encoding response regulator, with translation MEKRPKIMFVDDDMSNLIMGKNMLKDRYEVYPLPSAAKLFETLEHVIPDLILLDIEMPQMNGYEAMRRLQLDKRLAAIPVIFVTVRRDEGSELEGLSLGAIDYVFKPFSAPLLLKRIENHLLTALQKKELALYNADLQGRVRQQSGHIIELQNLALGTVADLVEFRDDVTGGHINRTREYLRLLIETLKREGIYREQVLAWDMDLLLASSQLHDVGKIAINDAILNKPGKLTAKEFAVMKTHVKIGLRIIEKIERKTAEHAFLRHARTFIATHHEKWDGSGYPLGLSGADIPLEGRLMAIADVYDALISQRPYKPSFDTKKAARIIIGGGGTHFDPSLIEIFRKAVGGFTQIVENERNASLLR, from the coding sequence ATGGAAAAGCGACCGAAAATTATGTTTGTGGACGACGATATGTCCAATCTGATTATGGGCAAAAATATGCTCAAGGACCGCTACGAGGTCTATCCCCTGCCTTCGGCGGCTAAACTCTTTGAAACGCTAGAGCATGTTATTCCAGACCTGATCCTCCTTGATATAGAGATGCCCCAAATGAACGGTTACGAGGCGATGCGCCGCCTCCAATTAGACAAGCGTCTAGCCGCAATTCCCGTGATCTTCGTTACCGTCAGGAGGGACGAAGGCAGCGAACTAGAGGGTCTAAGTCTTGGCGCGATCGACTATGTGTTCAAGCCGTTTTCCGCGCCGCTACTGCTGAAACGAATCGAAAATCATCTGCTTACCGCCCTTCAAAAGAAAGAGCTTGCGCTGTATAACGCCGACTTGCAGGGTCGGGTGCGTCAGCAAAGCGGGCATATTATCGAGTTGCAAAATTTGGCGTTGGGGACGGTAGCCGATCTGGTCGAGTTCCGCGACGACGTAACCGGCGGGCATATTAACCGCACGCGGGAGTATCTGCGCTTGCTGATCGAGACGCTAAAGCGCGAAGGCATTTATCGAGAGCAGGTTTTGGCGTGGGATATGGACCTTTTGCTTGCCTCCTCGCAACTGCACGACGTGGGCAAGATCGCGATCAACGACGCCATCTTAAATAAACCGGGGAAACTGACGGCGAAAGAGTTTGCCGTAATGAAAACGCATGTGAAGATCGGTCTTCGTATTATTGAGAAAATCGAACGAAAAACGGCGGAACACGCCTTCTTGCGCCACGCTAGAACATTTATCGCCACGCACCACGAGAAATGGGACGGAAGCGGCTATCCGCTGGGGCTAAGCGGCGCCGACATTCCGTTGGAGGGGCGGCTGATGGCGATCGCCGACGTATATGACGCGCTGATCTCTCAACGTCCCTATAAGCCGTCGTTTGATACTAAAAAGGCGGCGCGCATCATTATCGGAGGCGGCGGAACGCATTTCGACCCGTCGCTGATAGAGATATTTCGCAAGGCGGTCGGCGGTTTCACGCAGATCGTCGAAAACGAACGGAACGCGTCGTTATTGCGCTAA
- a CDS encoding ester cyclase: MYRNYIACLNRQDWQKLERYVDNNIYYNDKRIGLSGYRKMLEKDFYDIPDLYFNIQLLVSDGRYIASRLSFDCSPMAKIYSMNSEKEKSLKYGQL, encoded by the coding sequence ATATACCGAAATTATATTGCTTGTTTGAACCGGCAAGATTGGCAAAAACTGGAGCGCTATGTTGATAATAATATATACTATAATGATAAGCGGATAGGATTATCTGGTTATCGCAAAATGCTGGAAAAAGATTTTTACGACATTCCCGATCTTTACTTCAACATTCAACTATTGGTTTCTGACGGGCGTTATATAGCAAGTCGTTTATCGTTCGATTGCTCGCCTATGGCGAAAATATATTCTATGAATTCCGAAAAGGAAAAATCATTAAAGTATGGTCAATTATAG
- a CDS encoding class I SAM-dependent methyltransferase translates to MSKLRGVSDTLFIPLAARVFVSKKFPEYFFDEKALLLEKYIPSDAILKKSSEYSFIASVARYYNLDSMVKAFISKNAKSNIVYLGAGFETAYYRLNDQTATFYEIDLSDVIAARGMILGEQTNDLLIAGDIFDMHWAKRIDKSLPTLLVAYGVFQYFKEDKIVQFICDLKKSFLNAELIFDATNKTGIKYANKYVKKTGNTDAPVYFYIDDSVAFSKRTETTLIEERVFLPTQEKY, encoded by the coding sequence ATGAGTAAATTGCGAGGCGTGTCCGATACGCTGTTTATTCCCTTAGCGGCGCGCGTATTTGTGTCAAAAAAATTTCCCGAATACTTTTTTGATGAAAAAGCCTTATTATTAGAAAAATATATTCCAAGCGACGCCATACTAAAAAAATCCTCTGAATACTCGTTTATAGCTTCCGTCGCGAGATATTACAACCTTGACTCGATGGTAAAAGCGTTTATTAGTAAAAACGCTAAAAGCAATATAGTCTATCTCGGCGCCGGATTTGAAACGGCGTATTATCGCTTAAACGATCAAACGGCGACTTTTTATGAAATTGATCTGTCCGACGTAATCGCCGCAAGAGGCATGATATTGGGCGAACAAACCAACGATCTGTTAATCGCCGGCGATATATTCGATATGCATTGGGCGAAACGGATTGACAAATCGCTTCCGACGCTGCTTGTCGCCTACGGCGTTTTTCAATACTTCAAAGAGGATAAGATAGTCCAATTTATTTGCGATCTAAAAAAGAGTTTCTTAAACGCCGAGCTAATATTTGACGCGACTAATAAAACAGGTATTAAATACGCGAATAAGTATGTGAAAAAAACCGGAAATACCGACGCGCCCGTCTATTTTTACATTGACGATAGCGTAGCATTTTCAAAGAGAACCGAAACAACGTTAATAGAGGAGCGCGTTTTTTTACCGACGCAAGAAAAATACTAG
- the pgsA gene encoding CDP-diacylglycerol--glycerol-3-phosphate 3-phosphatidyltransferase — MNLPNFLAWARIFAAPLIFLALVNRDLFGDIHFTWLDYFAGLLFAFAAITDFFDGMIARLFNQATKLGSILDPLADKLLMLSAFLGLALTARANAWAVFIILGREFFITGLRVVAAAEGKAVGASNLGKWKTGAQIAACIALIVDWFPYLGDTLLWIAVVMTAWSGVEYVKEYTKL, encoded by the coding sequence ATGAATCTGCCTAATTTTTTAGCGTGGGCGCGGATTTTCGCCGCGCCGCTTATTTTTTTGGCGCTGGTAAATCGCGATCTGTTCGGCGATATACATTTCACATGGCTTGATTATTTCGCGGGCTTGCTGTTTGCTTTCGCGGCGATCACCGATTTTTTTGACGGTATGATCGCGCGATTGTTCAATCAAGCCACAAAACTAGGCTCGATCTTAGACCCGCTTGCGGATAAACTGCTTATGCTTTCGGCGTTTTTGGGTTTGGCGCTTACCGCTCGCGCGAACGCTTGGGCGGTTTTTATTATTTTAGGGCGGGAGTTTTTCATCACGGGGCTTCGCGTCGTCGCGGCGGCGGAGGGCAAAGCGGTGGGAGCGTCCAATCTAGGCAAATGGAAAACGGGCGCGCAGATCGCCGCGTGTATCGCGTTGATAGTCGATTGGTTCCCCTATTTGGGCGATACGCTACTCTGGATCGCGGTCGTTATGACGGCGTGGTCTGGCGTAGAATACGTCAAGGAATATACGAAACTATAA
- a CDS encoding enoyl-ACP reductase, with the protein MMSEFKGKTLVLSGGTRGIGRAIITKFAQNGANIAFTYNSNEDEAKAIANEFEKTHKIKARYYKLDILEPETYKAAFEEIDKDFETIDFFISSAIISGRPVVGGFAPFMRLKPKGLNNIYTATVLAFVIGAQEAAKRIEKSGGGSIVAISSTGNLVHTENYAGHGTSKAALEIMVKYAAVELASKNIRVNALSGGPIETDALRKFPNYEEMKAATIARTPLGRMGQPNDMAGAALFLCSKDSYWINAQTIIADGGSSFT; encoded by the coding sequence TTGATGTCGGAGTTTAAGGGGAAAACTCTCGTGTTAAGCGGGGGAACGCGCGGCATAGGCAGGGCGATTATTACCAAGTTTGCGCAAAACGGAGCGAACATAGCTTTTACTTACAATAGCAACGAGGACGAAGCCAAAGCGATAGCGAACGAGTTTGAAAAAACGCATAAGATCAAAGCTCGCTACTATAAGCTCGACATACTAGAACCCGAAACCTATAAAGCGGCGTTTGAAGAGATAGACAAGGATTTTGAAACGATCGATTTCTTTATCTCCAGCGCGATCATATCGGGTCGCCCCGTGGTCGGCGGTTTCGCGCCGTTTATGCGCCTTAAACCCAAAGGGCTAAACAATATCTATACGGCGACCGTATTGGCGTTTGTGATTGGCGCGCAAGAAGCGGCGAAGCGAATAGAAAAAAGCGGCGGCGGCTCTATCGTGGCGATCAGCTCCACGGGCAACCTCGTGCATACCGAAAACTACGCCGGACACGGAACGAGCAAAGCCGCGCTGGAGATTATGGTCAAATACGCCGCCGTTGAACTAGCGAGCAAGAACATTCGCGTCAACGCGCTTTCGGGCGGACCTATCGAAACCGACGCTTTGCGTAAATTCCCCAACTACGAGGAGATGAAAGCGGCTACGATCGCTAGGACGCCGCTTGGCAGAATGGGACAGCCGAACGATATGGCGGGCGCGGCGCTGTTTTTGTGTTCCAAAGATAGCTATTGGATCAACGCGCAGACGATTATTGCCGACGGCGGCAGCTCCTTTACCTGA
- the dapA gene encoding 4-hydroxy-tetrahydrodipicolinate synthase, translating into MIDGLITAIVTPFRGGEVDFNQYEKLIKRQIANGARGIVSVGTTGESATLSHAEHRECVEAAIAVCKNTDVKVVASAGSNSTREAIDLAKFSQKSGADAILCVTPYYNKPTQEGLYQHYKAIAESIEIPIILYNVPSRTGADILPQTVCRLADDLKNIIGIKEATGLVERAIAIGAAKPDFAIYSGDDAINYPIMANGGRGAISVTGNLLPDLVASCLDSALEGDYATSKKLSDKLYAINKALFLESNPIPIKAAMFASGLLDALEYRLPLVAPSAETMAQLERVLKNYETKGF; encoded by the coding sequence ATGATCGATGGGTTAATCACCGCTATTGTCACGCCGTTTAGAGGCGGCGAGGTCGATTTTAATCAATACGAAAAGCTGATCAAGCGTCAGATAGCAAACGGCGCGCGCGGTATTGTTTCCGTCGGCACGACGGGCGAGAGCGCCACGTTAAGCCACGCCGAACACAGAGAGTGCGTCGAAGCGGCGATCGCCGTCTGCAAAAACACCGACGTCAAAGTCGTGGCGAGCGCGGGCAGCAACTCCACGCGCGAGGCTATCGATCTGGCGAAATTCTCCCAAAAGTCGGGCGCGGACGCTATTTTATGCGTTACGCCTTACTATAACAAGCCGACGCAAGAGGGGTTGTATCAGCATTATAAAGCGATCGCCGAATCGATCGAGATTCCGATTATTCTCTACAACGTGCCTTCGCGCACGGGCGCGGATATTTTGCCGCAGACGGTTTGTCGTTTAGCCGACGATCTGAAAAATATCATAGGGATCAAGGAGGCTACGGGGCTTGTAGAGCGCGCGATCGCTATCGGCGCGGCAAAGCCCGATTTTGCGATCTATAGCGGCGACGACGCGATCAACTATCCGATTATGGCAAACGGGGGCAGGGGGGCGATCAGCGTTACGGGCAATCTACTGCCCGATCTGGTCGCCTCGTGTCTCGATAGCGCGCTTGAGGGCGATTACGCTACGTCAAAAAAGTTAAGCGACAAACTTTACGCCATAAACAAAGCGCTGTTTTTGGAAAGCAACCCGATCCCAATCAAAGCGGCGATGTTCGCAAGCGGTTTGCTCGACGCGCTCGAATATCGTTTGCCGCTTGTCGCGCCTAGCGCGGAGACTATGGCGCAGCTAGAGCGGGTATTAAAAAATTACGAGACGAAAGGGTTTTGA
- a CDS encoding insulinase family protein, with the protein MRFSAIIMIFVGALMAGSLPNIEIQTLENNLTVAAIETKNGSGVVSADVFYKVGSRNEVMGKSGIAHMLEHMNFKSSKNLAAGEFDRIVKSYGGVTNASTGFDYTHYFIKSASPNIDKSLELLAELMANLSLKDEEFQPERNVVAEERRWRTENSPFGAMYFELFNLAYQYHPYHWTPIGFAGDIESWSIDDIRAFHSAWYQPQNAVLLVAGDFNSSELFKLAQKRFGGIKNGAKLANITITEPEQRGARRSEIKRESEVEMLMIAWKIPAFNHPDIAPLNALAYMLSEGQSSRLQAKLIDKLRLVNSISAYTMEFSDPGLFIIAAVCNPNVKAERVEKEILSEIAAAQQKRPTQKEVDKIKTLARSEFVRSLEGSDSLARIFGDYLIRGDLKPLLTYEESIEKLEAKAIQSAALNYLNADRSTTIILRSK; encoded by the coding sequence ATGAGATTTTCAGCGATAATTATGATTTTTGTAGGAGCGTTAATGGCTGGTAGTTTGCCAAACATAGAGATTCAAACGTTAGAAAATAATCTTACCGTCGCCGCGATCGAAACAAAGAACGGATCGGGCGTCGTAAGCGCGGACGTTTTCTACAAGGTCGGCAGTAGAAACGAGGTTATGGGCAAGAGCGGGATCGCGCATATGTTAGAGCATATGAATTTCAAAAGCTCCAAAAACTTAGCCGCCGGCGAGTTTGATCGGATCGTCAAAAGTTACGGCGGCGTTACCAACGCCTCCACAGGCTTTGATTACACGCATTACTTTATCAAAAGCGCGTCGCCAAATATCGATAAAAGTTTAGAGCTGTTAGCGGAACTGATGGCGAACCTAAGTTTAAAGGACGAGGAGTTTCAACCCGAAAGAAACGTCGTAGCCGAAGAGCGCCGCTGGCGCACGGAAAACTCGCCCTTTGGCGCGATGTATTTCGAGCTGTTTAATTTAGCCTATCAGTATCACCCGTATCATTGGACGCCGATCGGCTTTGCGGGCGATATAGAGAGCTGGTCGATCGACGATATAAGGGCGTTTCATAGCGCGTGGTATCAGCCGCAAAACGCCGTTTTGCTCGTTGCGGGCGATTTCAATTCAAGCGAACTGTTCAAGCTCGCTCAAAAGCGTTTTGGCGGCATAAAAAACGGCGCAAAATTAGCGAATATAACCATAACCGAGCCTGAACAACGCGGCGCGAGGCGATCGGAGATTAAAAGAGAGAGCGAAGTCGAAATGCTGATGATCGCGTGGAAAATACCCGCCTTTAATCACCCCGATATAGCGCCGTTAAACGCGCTGGCGTATATGCTTAGCGAAGGGCAAAGCTCGCGTTTGCAGGCAAAGTTGATAGATAAGTTGCGACTAGTAAATTCTATAAGCGCCTATACGATGGAGTTTAGCGATCCGGGTCTGTTTATCATAGCCGCCGTTTGTAATCCCAACGTTAAAGCCGAGCGCGTGGAAAAAGAGATTTTGTCTGAAATCGCCGCCGCGCAACAAAAGCGCCCTACGCAAAAAGAGGTCGATAAAATCAAGACGCTCGCGCGAAGCGAGTTCGTCAGATCGCTAGAAGGAAGCGATTCGCTCGCTAGGATATTTGGCGATTACCTTATCAGAGGCGATCTAAAACCGCTTTTAACTTACGAGGAATCGATAGAGAAGCTAGAAGCAAAAGCGATACAATCGGCGGCGCTGAACTATCTGAACGCCGATCGTTCGACGACTATTATATTAAGGAGCAAATAG
- the pyrD gene encoding dihydroorotate dehydrogenase (quinone), giving the protein MSLDYSALRNILFRLPPEGAHTFAEFALRGAEKIPFALGAIANRYAAIDLSLKQTLFGLDFHNPFGVAAGFDKNATMIRPLAALGFGFIEVGSITPKPQSGNPKPRLWRHIERRSLQNAMGFNNDGLDAVLARVKTLTPFAIPIGVNLGKNKTTANEKALEDYEIGVKKAALVADYLAFNLSSPNTPNLRDLQSESFIRDLFAMARSITQKPAFLKIAPDLSAKEAIALSVAAIDSGSSGIIAANTTNDYSLIAGSEPNGGGLSGACLSEKSREFFKAIAKELFGKTTLISSGGIMDASEAWLRIKLGASLIQGFTGFIYGGAAFAKTVNSKIAEKIKAEGFANVSEAVGSAL; this is encoded by the coding sequence TTGAGTCTCGATTACTCCGCGCTTCGCAACATACTTTTTAGGTTGCCGCCCGAAGGGGCGCATACGTTTGCGGAGTTTGCTTTGCGCGGCGCGGAAAAGATTCCTTTCGCGCTTGGCGCGATCGCCAATCGTTACGCAGCGATTGATCTATCGCTAAAACAAACGCTGTTTGGCTTGGATTTTCATAATCCGTTCGGCGTCGCGGCGGGATTTGATAAAAACGCGACGATGATTAGACCGCTTGCCGCGCTTGGCTTTGGGTTTATAGAGGTTGGCTCGATCACGCCAAAACCGCAAAGCGGCAATCCAAAACCGCGCTTGTGGCGGCATATCGAGCGTAGATCGCTACAAAACGCGATGGGTTTCAACAACGACGGACTAGACGCGGTTTTAGCGCGCGTCAAAACTCTAACGCCGTTTGCGATCCCAATCGGCGTTAATCTCGGTAAAAACAAAACGACGGCGAATGAAAAAGCGCTTGAGGACTACGAGATCGGCGTTAAAAAAGCCGCCCTAGTAGCCGACTATCTGGCGTTTAATCTTAGTTCGCCCAATACGCCCAATCTGCGCGATCTGCAAAGCGAATCGTTTATCCGCGATCTGTTTGCTATGGCGCGATCGATTACGCAAAAGCCCGCGTTCTTAAAAATAGCGCCCGATCTGAGCGCCAAAGAGGCGATTGCGCTTTCAGTCGCGGCGATCGATAGCGGCTCAAGCGGGATTATCGCCGCCAACACCACAAACGACTATTCGCTGATAGCCGGTAGCGAGCCAAACGGCGGCGGGTTAAGCGGCGCTTGTTTGAGCGAAAAATCCCGCGAGTTTTTCAAAGCGATCGCAAAAGAGCTTTTTGGCAAAACGACGCTGATTAGTTCTGGCGGGATTATGGACGCGAGCGAGGCGTGGCTTAGAATTAAGCTAGGCGCGAGTTTGATTCAGGGCTTTACCGGATTTATTTACGGCGGCGCGGCGTTTGCAAAAACCGTCAATAGCAAAATCGCCGAAAAAATAAAAGCCGAAGGGTTTGCAAACGTCTCGGAGGCGGTTGGAAGCGCGTTATGA